In Gorilla gorilla gorilla isolate KB3781 chromosome 12, NHGRI_mGorGor1-v2.1_pri, whole genome shotgun sequence, the following are encoded in one genomic region:
- the VAMP8 gene encoding vesicle-associated membrane protein 8 isoform X2: MEEASEGGGNDRVRNLQSEVEGVKNIMTQNVERILARGENLEHLRNKTEDLEATSEHFKTTSQKVARKFWWKNVKMIVLICVIVFIIILFIVLFATGAFS; this comes from the exons atg GAGGAAGCCAGTGAAGGTGGAGGAAATGATCGTGTGCGGAACCTGCAAAGTGAGGTGGAGGGAGTTAAGAATATTATGACCCAGAATGTGGAGCGGATCCTGGCCCGGGGGGAGAACTTGGAACATCTCCGCAACAAGACAGAGGATCTGGAAGCCACA TCTGAGCACTTCAAGACGACATCGCAGAAGGTGGCTCGGAAATTCTGGTGGAAGAACGTGAAGATGATTGTCCTTATCTGCGTGATTGTTTttatcatcatcctcttcattgTGCTCTTTGCCACTGGTGCCTTCTCTTAA
- the VAMP5 gene encoding vesicle-associated membrane protein 5, with protein sequence MAGIELERCQQQANEVTEIMRNNFGKVLERGVKLAELQQRSDQLLDMSSTFNKTTQNLAQKKCWENIRYRICVGLVVVGVLLIILIVLLVVFLPQSSDSSSAPRTQDAGTASGPGN encoded by the exons atG GCAGGAATAGAGTTGGAGCGGTGCCAGCAGCAGGCGAACGAGGTGACGGAAATTATGCGTAACAACTTCGGCAAGGTCCTGGAGCGTGGTGTGAAGCTGGCCGAACTGCAGCAGCGTTCAGACCAACTCCTGGATATG AGCTCAACCTTCAACAAGACTACACAGAACCTGGCCCAGAAGAAGTGCTGGGAGAACATCCGTTACCGGATCTGCGTGGGGCTGGTGGTGGTTGGTGTCCTGCTCATCATCCTGATTGTGCTGCTGGTCGTCTTTCTCCCTCAGAGCAGTGACAGCAGTAGTGCCCCACGGACCCAGGATGCAGGCACTGCCTCAGGGCCTGGGAACtga
- the VAMP8 gene encoding vesicle-associated membrane protein 8 isoform X1, giving the protein MEEASEGGGNDRVRNLQSEVEGVKNIMTQNVERILARGENLEHLRNKTEDLEATSEHFKTTSQKVARKFWWKNVKMIVLICVIVFIIILFIVLFATGAFS; this is encoded by the exons ATG GAGGAAGCCAGTGAAGGTGGAGGAAATGATCGTGTGCGGAACCTGCAAAGTGAGGTGGAGGGAGTTAAGAATATTATGACCCAGAATGTGGAGCGGATCCTGGCCCGGGGGGAGAACTTGGAACATCTCCGCAACAAGACAGAGGATCTGGAAGCCACA TCTGAGCACTTCAAGACGACATCGCAGAAGGTGGCTCGGAAATTCTGGTGGAAGAACGTGAAGATGATTGTCCTTATCTGCGTGATTGTTTttatcatcatcctcttcattgTGCTCTTTGCCACTGGTGCCTTCTCTTAA